The Plasmodium vinckei vinckei genome assembly, chromosome: PVVCY_08 genome contains the following window.
atatatctttttcgCAATTCACAGTTTCTCCTTCGTTGTTAGAAGGATAAGATTCACATAATGGTTGGTTCTCGcctaaatttttaaagaaataaatgtgGTTAGTGCAAATAatccaaatatatatggcaAATGTATgcaatataaattaattagcTGTTGTTATCAATTTCCACGTTTAATTAACACTTACCTTGAGCATCCTCGTTATGGATTTCTGGAGAACTTGAGCCTATTTTTGCAATCTGTAAGagttcaaaaaaatataataaataatttgtttatacaTATGAACTTAGTTTTATCTTCTCTATTTAGTATCAGTTTTATAATTCcttttcatattttgtcACTTTTTGCATTTACTTTGTTAGGGgtgtcatttttttctatattacGCCTAAATACgaacaaaaaattagttTATCATATAGGTGATATATTAGAAAAGCGTTATATAGATTTACACGCTACGATTTGCAAAGGCGTCCacaaattttcaaaaaaaaatatagactGCTTATTTActgtatatatgtacattatattcttttcaCTCACTTCTTGGAATTCTTGATTTTAGAATTTCCATCCTCGGCCTCATTTAAATCTAAACtctaaatgaaaaataaaatagaattAAAGTATATGTGTATTGTATAATCATACTTCAAAATTGTAGAGAGAGATAATAAAgtttatataatgttttaaaCTTCTGTTATTTATCTCcatgcatacatatatataataattgcaTATGTTCTATGTTTTTCtcattatttctttttattattttatttgtttttgtgAGTTTCCCACAACTTTTTCTCCTCTTTTGAAGTTTTCCATACCATAGTGCTATTAAGCTATTAACAGAAACAGTTATCCCTCTTTGAAGAAATGCCCATAAAAGTTTCAAGGTTGTAGCCTTatgtaaacaaaaatataatggtGTGTAAAAATGTATGCAATACaagcatataaattatttatctaTTATACATTGGCctgtttatatattgatatatttaagtTAGTTATTGTGTTATCATGCTTATCAAATCTATGATTTATAAACAAACCTATGATggtatgaaaaaattattttacttGTTTAAactctttatttttcattatattattatttatcttACCTAATTTACTACTTATACGTTTTTATTGATTTTTCGGGCATTCGCGTTTAATCTTTTAATTATCCcacttatatattatttcaattatgtataatataatttttattctttttcataaagCGGTAATCATAATTCAAATAAGTTCTCAATTGTAGTTAaatcaaatttattttatataaattatatataaaataattattatattaatttattttattttcgtATGTTATATTccttttgttatattttaagtTATCTCTTTTTTTACTCATTAAGTATTGAGGCACACCGGAAAAATTACAATacaaatggaaataaaaatataaataaataaatatatatatatatatatatataataaatttaaatattattcaatTTACTACTTAAAATTAGGaaccaattttttttaattcaaaaatttttgatagtatatttttgttatcattatatttggGTATGTCGTGAGGAAAGATAAGCgtaatgaaaaatgattatttctttcataacatatatatgtatattatgaaTTACCTTTACAGTATGCTATAATGCTGGTACGATCAATTATTGTGCTGgacatttattattattgcaAAAGCGATGCCACAGTAAATTAgtaaattaataaagtattataaaataaaaacagaAACCTGCTACTGCGAATACCACACCTTGAAATTTCTCTTGAAAGAAtcgtaaaaaaaataaacaaaagaTCAGCACGAATAATCATTATATTGCAATTTCTTAAAGTATTAAAACTCAATTTGACCCCAAACGAGCtacataattaatttatgcTTGTAATTTTATTGCATTCAActcatttaataatataatgtaaattttgttaattgttttaattcatactaataaaaaaaatataatgtcTACATTCTATTattctataaataaatacaagTTTATTTGTTCATACGCGCATTTGGTATAGTACAATTAAGATTCTATTGTATGGAATAATTAAACAAACACTTCAAATAGGAAACAGTAGCAAACTATAATTTGTGGCATATATAGATTAGGATGCTATTGCTTCTAAATTATGCATATGCAtacttatatttaataatcaaccgatttacaatttttattatggtttttacttttaatttaaaaacatgttaaaaaaaaggaaaaatacaaattaagTATTTTAATTGAAAACTAATAAGAGCACATATTAATTgaacttataaaaaatataaaaagtgggaatataacatatttaaaaaagttaaacAAATTGTACTATTATATGTCattaaaacaaacaaaattgTATGACTTGTTTGAGAAATGTTGTCTTCTATATTTCAACTTGTTCTCTATTGTCCATACATCACATATTAACTTGTTTTTGTAGcaaaaatgttaaatatTGCTAATCCTTTGTTTCCGTTATATGAGCAATGgcaatatattaaaatgtcCCTTTCTATGTCATTAGGTATCAATAAGTATGACGTTAAGAacatttttgaattttgaTTTCCAGGATGAGGTGTTAAATCGGGATAATATTTTGCATTAggcattatattatttacactCGTTTTTGCAAATTGCATTGTtaaattagaaaaatataccaTGCTAAAACAATTTTCTGGTTCTAAACGGGCGCCTTGCATTTTAGTAGTATAACTATTACAATTTATTCCAACAACATCCCCAGGATATGCATTTATTTCGCAAACAGGATTGCTAACATATTTTACAGGCTTTGTTAAAAATTGATATTTACCTATATTGTTTCCATAATCACACCCTTTTATATAATCACCttctaaattattattcaagccatgtgttttttttatgtttattttaagATACGGTGTTATTCCTTCATTTCCTTTTTCACTGTCACATATACAAACAATAGTTATATCTTCTTTTACAACAAACGGTGGATATATACTCAAATTATAAGTATCGTTTTCTATATgatttgttaatataactCCAGGTAAAGTGTTGTGTATAtgattttgtttattatttataataaattcatCTTTTATCCCatcatatttaaaacaatatgaAGGATCATATACCTTATCACTGCTATTCTTATTATGAACAATAGGACAAAGcaattttattgttttgttATAATCATGATCAACACTGCAATT
Protein-coding sequences here:
- a CDS encoding 6-cysteine protein yields the protein MANLKDIEVGNYFICNLKDYPTGNCSVDHDYNKTIKLLCPIVHNKNSSDKVYDPSYCFKYDGIKDEFIINNKQNHIHNTLPGVILTNHIENDTYNLSIYPPFVVKEDITIVCICDSEKGNEGITPYLKINIKKTHGLNNNLEGDYIKGCDYGNNIGKYQFLTKPVKYVSNPVCEINAYPGDVVGINCNSYTTKMQGARLEPENCFSMVYFSNLTMQFAKTSVNNIMPNAKYYPDLTPHPGNQNSKMFLTSYLLIPNDIERDILIYCHCSYNGNKGLAIFNIFATKTS